The sequence below is a genomic window from Paenibacillus sp. DCT19.
TCAAAACAGATCGTGGCTGGATTCATATTGCACATGGTGTGCGTAATACAGCAGCTGGCTTACGTTATGTGCTGTACACTTTTGCCACAGATTTAGCTGATCCAGCTAAGATTATCGCTAAGCCAGGCGGACATTTCATCGCACCTTATGATGACGAGCGTGTGGGTGATGTATCCAATGTTATTTTCTGCAATGGTGCTGTCGTTAATGAGAAGAACGAAGTCTTTATCTATTACGCGTCCAGCGATACCCGCTGTCATGTGGCAACAACAACGCTGGAACAACTGGTTGATTACACATTCAACACACCTGCCGATCCATATCGTTCACTGGACTGTGCTATCCAGCGTGCTAATCTGATCGAACAGAATGAGAAGCTGCTACAGGTTGTTCAAAAGTAAGCTTCAGATTCCAGCACTTCAACAGAAGTAATAAACTTCATGTGGGTGCAACCGTCTTCATCGCACTCAATTTATGCTAAAAATCGTAAAAGAACAGCCGGAATTGCTTTATTCGAAGGAAGTAACAGGGTATACTATTAGTGCGTGTTCAACAAGGTCGGTTTTTAGTACCGAGAAGATGGGATAAAGCTAGAAATGGAGTAGCGGAGCGTAGATGGAGCTACGTGAGCAACGGACATTTCGGCTGAATTCCATCTTCGACGCTGAGATGCCGCCAGGCATCCTTCGTAATCAAAAGCGGACTTTTTGAACTACCTCTAGTATGGATTGTTATTATGTTTAAAAGAGTGAAACCTCATAATGACAGCACATTGTACTTAGACCAGCTTGAAGGAGGCGACCAAAGCTGAAGAACAATATCACCATGCGGGATATCGCCGACAGGCTCGGGGTCAGCAGTGTGACCGTCTCGAAAGCGTTGAATGATAAAGATGGTGTCAGTGACGAATTAAAAGAAAAGATTAAAGTGCTTGCCGTAGAGATGGGCTATCGGTATAATGCCACTGCCCGCTCCATGAAGGAAGGCCTAACTCATAATATCGGGGTTATCATCCCTGAACGTTTTACCGGACCTACGCAATCGTTCTATGTACGCGTGTTCCAACGCATTACAAGACACTTAGAGGATCAGGGCTACTACGGTATTCTGCACATTCTTAATGAAGAGGATGAAGAAGGATTAACGTTGCCCAAGCTGTACAGTGACAATAAGGTCGATGGCTTCATCGTGCTCGGTCAGATCAGCAAAGAGTACATTGAACTGGTGCGCTCGATGGATGTCCCCAAAATGTTCCTCGACTTCTACGATGAGCATTCCGATATCGATTCTGTTGTAACCGATAACTTCTATGCTGCTTACGAACTTACGAATGTTCTCGTACAACAAGGACACCGCAGTATTGCTTATGTGGGCAACCTATACTCAACCAGCAGTATCCAAGATCGCTTCCTCGGGTATTACAAATCACTCTTGGAGCATCGCATGCCAATGAACCCTGAGCTCATCCTGAATGATCGGGACGAACGCGGAACGTTCATTGAAATAGATCTGCCTGATTCGCTGCCTACGGCGTTTGTCTGTAACTGTGATCAGGTCGCTCATCTGCTTGTTCAGAAGCTAACATCGATGGGTATTCAGGTGCCTCAGCAATGCTCTGTTGTTGGATTCGATAACGATATCTATGCCCTGCTCTCCGAACCTAAACTCACAACAGTTGAGGTCGATGTAGAACAGATGGCACGTACCGCTGTTCAATCGATGCTGAAGAAGGTCGACAACCCGAACCGCAATTTCGGCCGCGTGCATGTGAAGGGCAACATCATCTATCGGGATTCCGTTAGTGCTGCGCCTGAAACTCTGGAGATTCAATCGCCAACTTCGATATAAAAGATAATAAGTGCTTCCGGCCATAGTGGCTGGGAGCACTTTTTTTTGCTTGGTTCGTTCACATATTATCTTAATTAACGCGCATAGATACCTTTGATTTGTACTTGGGAATGGAAATATTCTAAATTTCACATTGACTAATCATTGTATCAAGTCTAGATTAGGTACATACATCTCATATTAACAATAATAGTATATATTGGTTTTTATTTTAAATTTAATATTTTATTACATACTTCAATCTTATTAGAGAGAACATAGCAGATCCTGAATTTACATAAAGAGAAGGAGCACAAGGATAGTGGTGAAAAAAATAGTTTTTCTACCCCATTGGTTCAGAAGCTTGTTAAAACAGAACAAATTACATTTATGTGTATTGCTTCTCTTACTCATCATTATTGGTGCTTGTGAAACACTCACTCCAATTATTATTCAAAGATTTATAGACAATGCTACAACCAGCGCAGAGGTTTTGCAGCTTTTCCAGTTAGCCATTAGTTTTTTGGTCATTACTTTTTTTAACTATGTATTAAAATTACTAAATGCTTATTACTCTAATAGAGTAACCTGGAACATTTGCGAAGAAATTCGTATTACATGCCTTAATAGAATGAAACATTACGACAAAGCTTTTGAACAAAAATACGGTGTTGGCAAAATAATGGATTACCTCTCAACAGACATTTCAGAAATTAATTATTTTATTACCAGAACATTATTGCCCACAATTATAGATGCGGTAACTATGCTTGCGATTGTGATCGTAGTTGTTAATGAAAGCTTAGTTCTAGGCCTGTTCTTTATCACTTACTTTAGTTTTGCAGCCTTTGTTATTTATAAAACACAAAATAAAAAAAGCAATGTGTTAGGCAAAGAGAGAGCTGTTGAATCTGAGATTTCAAGCCTAATCAATGAAATTGTATTAGCAAGAAAAGAAATCAAGGTCATGAAAGGAGTTAACGCTTTTACATCGAAGCTCGCGTCTTCTATGGACGAATTATTTCCTTACAAATTAGCTTCGCAAAAGTATATTTATACGATTTGGATTATTTCTCTATTTTTCATTTCATTAACCAATGTATTAGCTTTGGGATTAGGTGGGACACTCTACTTCTTTGGGGTTATTTCTCTAGGTACCGTATATTTGGTGTACAACTACAGTCAACAACTGAAGCAACCTCTTGAGACCATCCAGTATCATATCAATAATTATCTACTAGTAAAGCAAGCTATGAGTAGGTTGACTGATATTTTGGAGTATCAAAGCAGTGTAGCTCAAGGGAATCAACATTTGCCTGATGGATTAGTAAGTGTAACTGTGAAGCAGTTAAGGTTTTCCTACGAAGACGACAAGTCCGTACTAGAAGATATTAACTTCACTCTTGAGGCTGGTGAATCTCTGGGTATTATCGGTGTCTCTGGCAGCGGGAAAAGTACGCTAAGTTTGTTGCTAACTAAGCAACTACCTTGTCCTAATCATAGTGTGTATATCTCTGGCGTTGATATCAATGAATTAAGTTTGACAGAGATCCAAAGACATATTTGTCTGATGAGTATTAACGATAAGTTATTTGAAGGTTCATTAAAAGATAATCTCACTTTATTTGATGATGGGATCTCAGATCACCAGGTACTGCACTTCATAGAAAAGTATCAATTCAAGCAAATAAGCCCTTATTTTAAGCCGTTTGAGCAAAATGAATTGCTACACAAAAAAATAGATTTACAGGAATTATCAGTAGGCGAAAAACAGTTAATTTATCTTTTTAGGTTGGTTTTCAAACCAAAAAAACTAATCATCTTCGATGAGGCGTTATCTAATATTGATAAGAAAATCGAATATTATTTCTTTGATATTCTGAAGGAAATCAGTGAGAATACAACTTTAATTATGATTTCACATAACGTTGAGCGGCTGAGAAATTGCAACAATATCATTGTTATGGAAAAAGGGAAGGTCATTGGGAACGATAAAGCACACACTGTATTAGATAGACTTGATAGACAACGGTATGGTTTGCATTTGTCAGGGGGAGAAGCATGAGTAGTACAAAGGATTCTATTAATAAGTCGCTTCTTTTAATCACGCCTAAGCAATACACAATTACTTTTATATTGGGTTAGTTAGCAGTCTGATTCCTCTATTACTCGGTTGGGTTATCAAAATTGTATTTGACCAATTAAATAATAATCATTTCAAGTCTTTGTCATTACTATTATTAGGCATTTTACTTCTCATTGTGCTTCAAAATTTCTTATTCTACCGACTGGGCTTACTTGAAACCAAGATTCGTTTTCGAGCAAGCAAAACTATGGTGGTCTCTTTCATCAATAGAATTTTACTTAACGAAAATAAAGCAGATGTGACTGCCTCAACCGCATTAACAATAACTAATAGCGATTTCAAATTAGTTGAATACAAGTTATGCAGCATACTTGAATTGGTAAATAAAATCATATTTTTTATCGTAGCTTTAATGATCATGTGGACGATTAATTGGAGATTAACATTGTATTCGATCCTTCCGCTTGTCTTGTTTAATATCGGCATTTATTTTGTCAGAAACAAATGGAAAGATAAGTTTGCAGATAATCGTACGGCCGCTCTTAACTATCAACAATTTGTACATGACGTTATGTCCAATAGGGATACGTATAAGTATCTGGATCAAGAGAATTTACTGAGTAATCGATTGAAATGGTTGGGTAAGAAAAGTTTATCCACCCAGTTGAAACAAACTCTGTTCTCCTTCTCTATTACTACAGGGGTTACATTTGTTAATTACCTAAGTATCTTTGTCGTCTTAATGCTGTCTATTCGTTATCTAAAAAGTGGCGAGCTCTCCATTGGTGACCTTACACTCTTTATTAGTTATATTGGCTTTGGGTTTGCTTATCTAGACTTATTTGCAGCCGTACTGAATTCACATAAACAAACCGAGCATATTGTGAATAAAGTTGATCATTTGGTTGAAAACAGTAACCTAGGTACCTTTGTCAAACTAAACGTCGGTTATCAAGACAACACAATAGAGCACCATTCACATTTAATTCTTAGAAACTTTGCAATGAATCGTAATCATGAACCCCTCCCCAATTTAGTTATCCCAAAAGGTTCTTTAGTCGTCATCTCTGGAGAAACTGGGATGGGGAAATCCACATTCATCAATGCTCTCTTAGGCTTCTCATCATATAGCGGTCAAATCATTGTGGATGGGACAATTGTGGACAATTTATCAGAGTATCAAATAGGGGTCGTACCTCAACGTTATAATTTATTCAATCTACCTCTAATCGATAACATTACTCTTCTTAAAAATGCGGATCAGGCTCAACCAGCACTTCATATGGCCAACATAAAAACAGATCGTATTTTCAACATTTCTGATGAACAATATTTGGGAGTCTCAGGTAATATGCTTTCAGAAGGCCAAAGACAGCGAGTGGCCATCGCCAGAGCTGTTCATCATGGTAAGGATTTTCTCATGCTGGACGATGCATTCAGTTATCTTGATAAAAACAATAGATATGAAATTTTCGAAAAGATAAGAAATACGAAAGCGACCAAATTTATTATCTCGAATGATATGAATTTCAAAAGTAAGGCAGATATTCTTCTTGAAGTACATGAGAGGAATATTGTATTGGTAGAAGACCTAAATTAGGCTGTAATGACGTCATGAATCAGGTTTGTACGTGCACCGATAATAATCAATACCCATAAGTTGGACACCTCTTTGTTAAACGGGTTCAACCTATGGGTATCTTTGTGCACGGAAATCATCCCATCATATAGAAAAGAATTTGGAGTTCTATTTCAAAAAAACTTCAAACGATTAAACTGATTCACCTGATTCAGAAATTCTTGAATAAAGGCTTCGCTGGCTACCGTTTGCTTCTTACGAGAATGTAGCCAGAACAACTGCACTTCTGGATCCTCCTTCACAGGAATCGGGATGATCTGACCGGTCTTGACGTATGGATCGGTTTTCAGAGATACATCCAGATAGAAACAGGTTGCAATCCCTTCAGCAATGACCAATTTGGCTGCTTCAGTACGATTGGAGAGGAACAACTCCTTGGGCGTTCCGTATCTCTTCAACTCTTTTCGCATATGCTCGGACGAAGCAACTACTGGATATTGCACGATATCATGAAAGGACACCTTATCCTTGGAGGCCAGCGGTGAGCTCGCACCAACACATGCCAGTATTTTGCATACCATGAATGGGTGCGCATGAAGGTTTTTGAACTCATAATCGCCAGGAATACCAACTAATCCAATATCCAGCTTTCCCTGAATGACCCCCTCTTCAATCTCTCCCGAATGCCCTTCATGAATAACCAAATCTACATTGGGATACTTGGTTTTAACCGCAGACAAAGTCTTAGGCAGAAAACTCGTGCAGATTCCAGAGATCGCCCCAATGGTGAGCGTGCCCTCAACCAATGAGCCATGATTACGCGAGGTGTTCTTCAAAATTTCCACCTGATTCATAATCTCCTGAGCTTGTTCAATAATGCTGCGGCCGATCTCGGTTGTTTCCGTACCAGCTCTGGTGCGGTGAAAAATAACGGCATCCAGTTCCTTCTCAAGCGAAGAAATAGCATAGCTGATGTTCGGCTGAGAGACGTGTAGCTTATCGGCAGCTACCGTGATGGAACCGCAATTAGCAACCTCAATGATGTATTTTAATTGTTCCAGACGCACGGGCACCCCTCCAAGTGTGATAAATGTCACTTATGCAAGCATAGATATTTCGTATTTTACATCATACTGCTTTATATGTGTTAATAAGATTAACTTTTTAACCAACTAAACTCATCGGAGAAATGAAGGTGATGCTCGTGTCATTAACGGGAGCCCTGGACATCCAGAATGTCAGCAAATCGTATATTCACGAAGGACAACCCAAGCTTGTCCTATCTCATATCAACGTCCATGTTGAACCTGGTGAATTCATCACGGTCATTGGACCAAGTGGCTGTGGCAAAAGCACACTGCTCAAAATTGTAGCTGGCCTGGAATCTAGTGATACCGGAACATTGCTGCTAAGCGGAGAACCAATCACAGGACCGAGCCAGAATAAAGGCGTTATCTTTCAGGAACATCGGCTGTTTCCCTGGCAAACTGTAGAACAGAATATTGCTGCTGATCTATCTCTCAACAAAGCGGATGTACGGCAAAAGGTGAATGCCATGATTGAACTGGTTCGCCTCCAAGGCTTCGAAAGAGCCTACCCTAAGCAGATTTCAGGTGGAATGGCTCAACGTGTAGCGATAGCCCGAACACTGTTACGTAATCCGCAGGTTCTATTGCTAGATGAGCCGTTCGGTGCACTGGATGCCTTTACTCGAACACACATGCAGGAGGCATTGCTTGATATCTGGCAACTCAATCAGACCACAATGCTGCTCGTCACACATGATATCGATGAAGCCGTATTCCTATCCAACCGCATTGTGGTTATGGATGCACAGCCTGGAAGAATCAAGCATATTTTGCCCGTCGATCTGCCCTATCCTAGAAATCGACTTAGCTCCTCATTTCAAGAGCTACGCACCTTGGTGCTGAGAGCACTTGAGCATAATCCGGGCAACAGTAAGGAGGCTAGCTGGGAGATATGAATACCAACAAGTCATCGCGCAAACAGGTTATTCTGTTCCGCAGCATCGTTCTACCTGTACTCATTCTGGCCTTCTGGCAACTGTCTTCCCAACTGGGCTGGGTATCGGAACACCTCTTTCCCTCACCCTGGTCCATTGCTAAGGACTTTGTGGACTTACTCTTATCCGGAGAACTGCTGCACCATCTAAGAGTTAGTATTGTTCGCGCCGCACTAGGCTTTCTGATTGGAGGATCACTTGGTCTGGGACTTGGGCTATTCGTTGGATTATTCCGACGCGCTGAGGAGTATCTTGACCCGACGATCCAAATGCTACGGACGGTTCCACTGCTTGCCATCACACCACTGTTTATTCTGTGGTTTGGCTTCGGTGAACTATCCAAAGTGCTGCTGATTGCAATGGGGCCTTCTTCCCGCTCTATGTAAATACGTTTCTCGGTGTTCGTAATGTAGATTCCAAATTATTCGATGTTGCGAAAGTGCTGGAGTTCAACCGGTACAGTCAGATTACCAAGCTGGTTCTGCCTTCTGCTCTTCCGCAGGTGTTGTTAGGACTTCGCCTTTCCCTTAGTACCGCATGGTTATGTCTTGTTGTAGCCGAGTTAATGGGGGCGGATGAAGGTGTCGGTTACCTCATTCAAGATGCAAGATCCTTCATGAGGACAGGCGTGGTCTTTGTAGGCATATTCATATTCGCAGCGGTCGGCAAGCTAACCGACTCTCTCGTTCGTCTGCTGGAAAGCAGACTACTAGGCTGGAGAGACAGCTACAAAGGCTGATCAAGCTCAGTAATTCTCATATCGTCATTCGTTAATACAACTTGAATCCAAAGTTATAACTGCACTATCAAACGAACAAACTTAATCTTCTGATCAAAGGTGGTTACTTTATGACATCCCATGTACAGCCATTTCAATTTCCTAAACGTGTCCCAGATGCCC
It includes:
- a CDS encoding LysR family transcriptional regulator; this encodes MRLEQLKYIIEVANCGSITVAADKLHVSQPNISYAISSLEKELDAVIFHRTRAGTETTEIGRSIIEQAQEIMNQVEILKNTSRNHGSLVEGTLTIGAISGICTSFLPKTLSAVKTKYPNVDLVIHEGHSGEIEEGVIQGKLDIGLVGIPGDYEFKNLHAHPFMVCKILACVGASSPLASKDKVSFHDIVQYPVVASSEHMRKELKRYGTPKELFLSNRTEAAKLVIAEGIATCFYLDVSLKTDPYVKTGQIIPIPVKEDPEVQLFWLHSRKKQTVASEAFIQEFLNQVNQFNRLKFF
- a CDS encoding substrate-binding domain-containing protein gives rise to the protein MTVSKALNDKDGVSDELKEKIKVLAVEMGYRYNATARSMKEGLTHNIGVIIPERFTGPTQSFYVRVFQRITRHLEDQGYYGILHILNEEDEEGLTLPKLYSDNKVDGFIVLGQISKEYIELVRSMDVPKMFLDFYDEHSDIDSVVTDNFYAAYELTNVLVQQGHRSIAYVGNLYSTSSIQDRFLGYYKSLLEHRMPMNPELILNDRDERGTFIEIDLPDSLPTAFVCNCDQVAHLLVQKLTSMGIQVPQQCSVVGFDNDIYALLSEPKLTTVEVDVEQMARTAVQSMLKKVDNPNRNFGRVHVKGNIIYRDSVSAAPETLEIQSPTSI
- a CDS encoding ABC transporter ATP-binding protein, with translation MLVSLTGALDIQNVSKSYIHEGQPKLVLSHINVHVEPGEFITVIGPSGCGKSTLLKIVAGLESSDTGTLLLSGEPITGPSQNKGVIFQEHRLFPWQTVEQNIAADLSLNKADVRQKVNAMIELVRLQGFERAYPKQISGGMAQRVAIARTLLRNPQVLLLDEPFGALDAFTRTHMQEALLDIWQLNQTTMLLVTHDIDEAVFLSNRIVVMDAQPGRIKHILPVDLPYPRNRLSSSFQELRTLVLRALEHNPGNSKEASWEI
- a CDS encoding ATP-binding cassette domain-containing protein, producing MGLVSSLIPLLLGWVIKIVFDQLNNNHFKSLSLLLLGILLLIVLQNFLFYRLGLLETKIRFRASKTMVVSFINRILLNENKADVTASTALTITNSDFKLVEYKLCSILELVNKIIFFIVALMIMWTINWRLTLYSILPLVLFNIGIYFVRNKWKDKFADNRTAALNYQQFVHDVMSNRDTYKYLDQENLLSNRLKWLGKKSLSTQLKQTLFSFSITTGVTFVNYLSIFVVLMLSIRYLKSGELSIGDLTLFISYIGFGFAYLDLFAAVLNSHKQTEHIVNKVDHLVENSNLGTFVKLNVGYQDNTIEHHSHLILRNFAMNRNHEPLPNLVIPKGSLVVISGETGMGKSTFINALLGFSSYSGQIIVDGTIVDNLSEYQIGVVPQRYNLFNLPLIDNITLLKNADQAQPALHMANIKTDRIFNISDEQYLGVSGNMLSEGQRQRVAIARAVHHGKDFLMLDDAFSYLDKNNRYEIFEKIRNTKATKFIISNDMNFKSKADILLEVHERNIVLVEDLN
- a CDS encoding ABC transporter ATP-binding protein; amino-acid sequence: MVKKIVFLPHWFRSLLKQNKLHLCVLLLLLIIIGACETLTPIIIQRFIDNATTSAEVLQLFQLAISFLVITFFNYVLKLLNAYYSNRVTWNICEEIRITCLNRMKHYDKAFEQKYGVGKIMDYLSTDISEINYFITRTLLPTIIDAVTMLAIVIVVVNESLVLGLFFITYFSFAAFVIYKTQNKKSNVLGKERAVESEISSLINEIVLARKEIKVMKGVNAFTSKLASSMDELFPYKLASQKYIYTIWIISLFFISLTNVLALGLGGTLYFFGVISLGTVYLVYNYSQQLKQPLETIQYHINNYLLVKQAMSRLTDILEYQSSVAQGNQHLPDGLVSVTVKQLRFSYEDDKSVLEDINFTLEAGESLGIIGVSGSGKSTLSLLLTKQLPCPNHSVYISGVDINELSLTEIQRHICLMSINDKLFEGSLKDNLTLFDDGISDHQVLHFIEKYQFKQISPYFKPFEQNELLHKKIDLQELSVGEKQLIYLFRLVFKPKKLIIFDEALSNIDKKIEYYFFDILKEISENTTLIMISHNVERLRNCNNIIVMEKGKVIGNDKAHTVLDRLDRQRYGLHLSGGEA